From the Prunus dulcis chromosome 4, ALMONDv2, whole genome shotgun sequence genome, one window contains:
- the LOC117626059 gene encoding transcription factor GTE1-like isoform X1, with the protein MEPISSSNPDLRKVAVAAEVEGFGCSVDEISAKVDTLEKRVNEVERFYLTTGSPQLTNSKGSSIVKDKQLNLLKKQQQDASRREVTATKRMQELMRQFASIFRQITQHEWAWPFKEPVDVESLGLHDYYQVIEKPMDFGTIKNKMEAKDGTAYKNVREIYADVRLVFKNAMKYNDDKDDVHVMAKTLLEKFEEKWLKLLPKVVEEETRRVDEEAEARLHTKLAQEAAYASMAKDLSTELVEIDLYLKDLREMVVQKCRKMSSGDKRKLGTALTHLSPDDLSKALEIVAQNNPSFQASAQEVDLDIDAQSECTLWRLKVFVKEALKVQGKSSEGIAGNKVTASKRNREISDAVPKTNAKRTKKLSCL; encoded by the exons ATGGAGCCAATAAGTTCATCAAACCCAGATCTTAGAAAagttgctgttgctgctgaAGTGGAGGGGTTTGGGTGTTCTGTTGATGAAATTTCTGCAAAGGTTGATACG CTTGAGAAAAGAGTGAACGAGGTTGAACGATTTTACTTGACTACAGGTAGTCCGCAACTAACCAATTCAAAAGGTAGCTCAATTGTGAAGGATAAACAGTTAAATCTTCTTAAGAAGCAGCAGCAAGATGCATCACGTAGGGAAGTCACTGCTACAAAGAGAATGCAAGAGCTCATGCGGCAATTTGCCTCAATATTCCGTCAG ATCACTCAGCACGAATGGGCATGGCCCTTCAAGGAGCCTGTAGATGTTGAAAGTCTGGGATTGCATGACTATTATCAA GTTATTGAGAAGCCTATGGACTTTGgaaccataaaaaataaaatggaagcTAAGGATGGTACTGCCTATAAGAATGTTAGAGAAATATATGCTGATGTGAGGCTGGTATTTAAGAATGCAATGAAATATAATGATGACAAAGATGATGTCCACGTGATGGCCAAAACATTGTTGGAaaagtttgaagaaaaatggCTAAAGCTTTTGCCAAAAGTTGTTGAAGAG GAAACAAGACGAGTAGATGAGGAAGCAGAGGCACGACTACACACGAAACTTGCCCAGGAGGCTGCTTATGCCAGCATGGCTAAGGATCTAAGCACTGAG CTTGTAGAGATTGATCTGTATTTGAAGGACCTCAGAGAAATGGTGGTTCAGAAGTGCAG GAAAATGTCATCTGGTGATAAGAGAAAACTTGGGACCGCTCTCACCCATTTATCTCCTGACGATCTCAGCAAGGCTCTGGAAATCGTCGCTCAGAATAACCCCAGCTTCCAAGCAAGTGCGCAAGAAGTGGATCTTGACATTGATGCTCAG AGTGAGTGCACATTATGGAGGTTAAAAGTTTTTGTTAAGGAGGCACTAAAAGTTCAGGGAAAAAGTTCTGAAGGCATTGCCGGCAACAAAGTTACAGCCTCCAAACGAAACAGGGAGATTTCTGACGCTGTTCCCAAGACTAACGCAAAAAGGACTAAAAAGCTCTCTTGTTTGTGA
- the LOC117626059 gene encoding transcription factor GTE1-like isoform X2, translated as MQELMRQFASIFRQITQHEWAWPFKEPVDVESLGLHDYYQVIEKPMDFGTIKNKMEAKDGTAYKNVREIYADVRLVFKNAMKYNDDKDDVHVMAKTLLEKFEEKWLKLLPKVVEEETRRVDEEAEARLHTKLAQEAAYASMAKDLSTELVEIDLYLKDLREMVVQKCRKMSSGDKRKLGTALTHLSPDDLSKALEIVAQNNPSFQASAQEVDLDIDAQSECTLWRLKVFVKEALKVQGKSSEGIAGNKVTASKRNREISDAVPKTNAKRTKKLSCL; from the exons ATGCAAGAGCTCATGCGGCAATTTGCCTCAATATTCCGTCAG ATCACTCAGCACGAATGGGCATGGCCCTTCAAGGAGCCTGTAGATGTTGAAAGTCTGGGATTGCATGACTATTATCAA GTTATTGAGAAGCCTATGGACTTTGgaaccataaaaaataaaatggaagcTAAGGATGGTACTGCCTATAAGAATGTTAGAGAAATATATGCTGATGTGAGGCTGGTATTTAAGAATGCAATGAAATATAATGATGACAAAGATGATGTCCACGTGATGGCCAAAACATTGTTGGAaaagtttgaagaaaaatggCTAAAGCTTTTGCCAAAAGTTGTTGAAGAG GAAACAAGACGAGTAGATGAGGAAGCAGAGGCACGACTACACACGAAACTTGCCCAGGAGGCTGCTTATGCCAGCATGGCTAAGGATCTAAGCACTGAG CTTGTAGAGATTGATCTGTATTTGAAGGACCTCAGAGAAATGGTGGTTCAGAAGTGCAG GAAAATGTCATCTGGTGATAAGAGAAAACTTGGGACCGCTCTCACCCATTTATCTCCTGACGATCTCAGCAAGGCTCTGGAAATCGTCGCTCAGAATAACCCCAGCTTCCAAGCAAGTGCGCAAGAAGTGGATCTTGACATTGATGCTCAG AGTGAGTGCACATTATGGAGGTTAAAAGTTTTTGTTAAGGAGGCACTAAAAGTTCAGGGAAAAAGTTCTGAAGGCATTGCCGGCAACAAAGTTACAGCCTCCAAACGAAACAGGGAGATTTCTGACGCTGTTCCCAAGACTAACGCAAAAAGGACTAAAAAGCTCTCTTGTTTGTGA
- the LOC117624447 gene encoding methyltransferase N6AMT1 produces the protein MSSRIAQIRLVSSHPEVYEPCDDSFALVDALLADRKNLLEHQPTLCLELGCGSGYVITSLALIVGQEAHYIATDINPHAVRVTRETLEAHGVHAELITTNIASGLQKRLAGLVDVIVVNPPYVPTPEDEVGHEGIASAWAGGENGRSVIDKILPVADNLLSEKGWLYMVTLTENNPSEICLQMKEKGYASRIIVQRLTEEENLQIIKFWRDFDSQLEAKGMVANKTVSSRVMESLLSQFHIMPFLRGSNKQQ, from the coding sequence ATGTCCTCTAGAATCGCCCAAATCCGCCTTGTAAGCTCTCATCCAGAGGTTTATGAACCATGTGATGATTCATTTGCTCTAGTAGATGCTCTTTTAGCGGATCGAAAGAACCTGTTAGAGCATCAACCAACGTTGTGCCTGGAACTGGGCTGTGGTAGTGGCTATGTAATTACTTCTCTAGCTCTTATTGTTGGCCAGGAGGCGCACTATATTGCAACTGATATCAACCCCCATGCAGTGAGGGTGACTCGTGAGACATTAGAAGCACATGGGGTTCATGCAGAGTTGATAACCACTAACATTGCATCAGGACTCCAGAAGCGTCTAGCAGGATTGGTTGATGTTATAGTTGTGAATCCGCCTTATGTGCCGACCCCTGAAGATGAAGTGGGTCATGAAGGAATTGCCTCTGCATGGGCCGGAGGGGAGAATGGCCGTAGCGTGATTGATAAGATACTGCCTGTTGCTGACAATCTTTTGTCGGAGAAGGGCTGGTTGTACATGGTCACTCTTACAGAAAACAATCCCTCAGAGATATGCcttcaaatgaaagaaaagggCTATGCTTCCAGAATCATTGTCCAGAGAttgacagaagaagaaaatctaCAAATCATCAAGTTCTGGCGGGATTTTGATTCTCAACTAGAGGCAAAGGGAATGGTAGCAAATAAAACAGTTTCTTCGAGGGTCATGGAGTCTTTGCTCTCTCAGTTCCATATAATGCCGTTTCTTAGAGGCAGTAACAAACAACAGTAG